One window from the genome of Streptomyces sp. WZ-12 encodes:
- a CDS encoding alpha-amylase family glycosyl hydrolase → MTTHPQIPPQDTDGPGPWWREAVLYQIYPRSFADSNGDGIGDLRGIISRLDHLRDGTPSSLGVDALWLSPFYPSPQADFGYDISDYQDVDPVYGTLADFDELVVEAHRRGLRVVVDLVMNHTSTEHPWFTESRSSRANPKRNWYIWADPAPDGGPPNNWLSAFEKCGPAWTLDPATGQYYLHSFTPGQPDLNWREPAVREAMRKVWRFWLDRGVDGFRADVAHRLLKDERLRDNPPELAPARRHVSVPGMRQRQLDLPEVHDVLRELREVLDSYPGLDGSLAEGRFVLGEVPISDDSRLADYFGGEGMHTVFHIAFWEQPWEGAAFRRTVDGLLAAMRPGSWPTYALATHDISRTVSRFGGWGPARAAAVIMLTLPGTPCVYYGEEIGMADAPPPAGLERDVDGRDGQRTPMQWDASGKGFGTGTPWLAPGPDAGRANVEAQRDDSESMLGLYRRLIRYRGGSAALRRGGYRSLDSSGDSYVYLRQAAGELLLVAVNFRHVPAQVEITGVDLPAAGRIELSTHAGRAGATVPLGPLALGPLEAVVVRLADGVPTDPGATAAPSKGPAA, encoded by the coding sequence ATGACCACGCACCCTCAGATACCGCCGCAGGACACCGACGGGCCCGGCCCGTGGTGGCGCGAGGCGGTCCTGTACCAGATCTATCCGCGCAGCTTCGCCGACTCCAACGGCGACGGGATCGGGGACCTGCGGGGCATCATCTCCCGGCTCGACCACCTCCGGGACGGCACGCCGTCCTCGCTGGGCGTCGACGCGCTCTGGCTGTCGCCGTTCTACCCCTCTCCGCAGGCCGACTTCGGCTACGACATCAGCGACTACCAGGACGTCGACCCCGTGTACGGCACACTGGCCGACTTCGACGAGTTGGTCGTCGAGGCGCACCGGCGGGGCCTGCGGGTCGTGGTGGACCTGGTGATGAACCACACCTCCACCGAGCATCCCTGGTTCACCGAGTCCCGTTCCAGCCGCGCCAACCCCAAGCGGAACTGGTACATCTGGGCCGACCCGGCGCCGGACGGCGGCCCGCCCAACAACTGGCTGAGCGCCTTCGAGAAGTGCGGGCCCGCCTGGACCCTCGATCCGGCCACCGGCCAGTACTACCTGCACAGCTTCACCCCGGGGCAGCCGGACCTGAACTGGCGCGAGCCCGCCGTGCGGGAGGCGATGCGCAAGGTGTGGCGGTTCTGGCTGGACCGCGGGGTGGACGGGTTCCGCGCCGATGTGGCGCACCGGCTGCTCAAGGACGAGCGGTTGCGGGACAACCCGCCGGAGTTGGCGCCCGCCCGTCGTCACGTGAGCGTGCCCGGTATGCGCCAGCGCCAGTTGGACCTGCCGGAGGTGCACGACGTGCTGCGGGAGCTGCGCGAGGTGCTGGACTCCTATCCCGGTCTCGACGGGTCCCTGGCCGAGGGCCGGTTCGTGCTGGGCGAGGTGCCGATCAGCGACGACTCCCGGCTCGCCGACTACTTCGGCGGCGAGGGCATGCACACGGTCTTCCACATCGCCTTCTGGGAACAGCCGTGGGAGGGCGCGGCGTTCCGGCGTACGGTCGACGGTCTGCTGGCGGCGATGCGGCCCGGTTCCTGGCCGACGTACGCGCTGGCCACCCACGACATCTCGCGGACGGTCAGCCGCTTCGGCGGTTGGGGTCCGGCGCGGGCGGCGGCGGTCATCATGCTGACGCTGCCGGGGACGCCGTGCGTCTATTACGGCGAGGAGATCGGCATGGCGGACGCGCCCCCGCCGGCCGGCCTGGAGCGGGACGTGGACGGCCGGGACGGTCAGCGCACCCCGATGCAGTGGGACGCCTCCGGCAAGGGGTTCGGCACCGGGACGCCGTGGTTGGCGCCGGGTCCGGACGCCGGGCGGGCCAACGTCGAGGCGCAACGGGACGATTCCGAGTCGATGTTGGGGCTCTACCGGCGGCTGATCCGGTACCGCGGCGGCTCGGCGGCGCTGCGGCGCGGCGGCTACCGCTCGCTGGACAGCTCCGGCGACTCCTACGTCTATCTGCGCCAGGCGGCCGGTGAACTCCTGCTGGTCGCGGTGAACTTCCGGCATGTCCCGGCCCAGGTGGAGATCACCGGTGTGGACCTGCCGGCCGCCGGCCGCATCGAGCTGTCGACCCATGCCGGCCGGGCCGGGGCGACGGTCCCGCTGGGCCCGTTGGCGCTCGGCCCGTTGGAGGCGGTGGTGGTCCGCCTCGCCGACGGTGTCCCGACGGACCCCGGCGCCACCGCGGCACCGTCGAAGGGACCGGCCGCGTGA
- a CDS encoding aldo/keto reductase, which produces MRKLGKNAVGDVLVTSEQGLGCMGMSQFYGAWDDAESIRTIHRALDLGVNVLDTADMYGPYTNEELIGRAVRGNRDRVVLMTKFGNVKGPDGRVIGVNGTPEYVKASCEGSLRRLGVETIDVYCQHRVDPDTPIEETFGALAELVQEGKVRHLAVSEASAATVRRAHAVTPVTAVQTEYSLVSRDPERELLGTLRELGIGFIAYAPLGRGMLTGRIRSFGDLGADDFRRSLPRFQPANLSQNTALVREIAAVAEARGVSVGQLALAWVLAQGEDVLAIPGTKTVARLEENVAAGQLRLTVEELERLSKAAPPGAAAGDRYPDMSGVDR; this is translated from the coding sequence ATGCGCAAGCTCGGAAAGAACGCGGTGGGGGACGTGCTGGTGACGTCCGAACAGGGCCTGGGCTGCATGGGGATGTCGCAGTTCTACGGTGCCTGGGACGACGCGGAGTCGATCCGCACCATTCACCGGGCGTTGGACCTCGGGGTGAACGTCCTGGACACCGCGGACATGTACGGTCCGTACACCAACGAGGAGCTCATCGGGCGGGCGGTGCGCGGCAACCGTGACCGGGTGGTCCTGATGACCAAGTTCGGCAATGTCAAGGGCCCGGACGGCCGGGTGATCGGCGTCAACGGGACGCCCGAGTATGTGAAGGCGTCCTGCGAGGGTTCGTTGCGCCGACTGGGCGTGGAGACCATCGACGTCTACTGCCAGCACCGGGTGGACCCGGACACGCCGATCGAGGAGACCTTCGGTGCGCTGGCGGAGCTGGTGCAGGAGGGCAAGGTGCGCCACCTGGCGGTGTCGGAGGCGTCCGCCGCGACCGTGCGCCGGGCCCACGCGGTGACCCCGGTGACCGCCGTGCAGACCGAGTACTCGTTGGTCAGTCGCGATCCGGAACGTGAACTGCTGGGTACCTTGCGGGAGTTGGGCATCGGGTTCATCGCCTACGCCCCGCTGGGCCGTGGCATGCTCACCGGCCGCATCCGTTCGTTCGGCGACCTCGGCGCGGACGACTTCCGGCGTTCGCTGCCCCGCTTCCAGCCGGCGAACCTGTCCCAGAACACCGCGCTGGTGCGGGAGATCGCCGCGGTCGCCGAGGCCCGTGGGGTGAGCGTGGGGCAGTTGGCGCTGGCCTGGGTGCTCGCCCAGGGGGAGGACGTCCTCGCCATCCCCGGGACCAAGACCGTGGCCCGGTTGGAGGAGAACGTGGCGGCCGGCCAACTACGCCTGACGGTCGAGGAGTTGGAGCGGTTGTCCAAGGCGGCCCCGCCCGGTGCGGCCGCCGGCGACCGCTACCCCGACATGTCCGGTGTCGACCGATAG
- a CDS encoding glycosyltransferase, translating to MREVDLPPVRLEPYKEAFGPARSAELASVAERVGKRLAGRVVWQLNSTAAGGGVAELLYGLGPLAGALGVGTRWLVIDGDAEFFAITKRLCLRLYGIQGDSGALGPAELAHFRAVTEANAVELARRVRPGDVVVVHDPQPAGLVRVARECGASVVWRCHIGSDRPNQHTAEGWAFLRHFLEPEDRMVFSTPRHVPGWVERPTVIPPSIDPCAPRNTDLTDTTATTVLGAVGILANGGPLPVTVPVPVGEPVTVRRPVTAVREGDPPSARVPMVVQVSRWDRLKDMGGVLRAFGEAGVEGAYLTLAGPDVGGAVADDPEAAALFEECRQQWRELPDGLRRRSQLLCLPMTDLRENALVVNALQRHATVVVQKSLAEGFGLTATEAMWKRRPLVASAVGGLRDQLDDDRHGLLLDDPKDIPAAAAAIRRLLTDPALAARLGAGARERVAERFLPDRHLTQWAQLIEDALKDTPGPAAGEPGPGQRRSGTKEH from the coding sequence ATGCGTGAGGTCGATCTTCCCCCGGTGCGACTGGAGCCCTACAAGGAGGCGTTCGGCCCGGCCCGTAGCGCCGAGTTGGCCTCCGTGGCGGAGCGGGTCGGCAAGCGGCTGGCCGGGCGCGTGGTCTGGCAGCTCAACTCCACCGCGGCCGGTGGCGGGGTGGCCGAGCTGTTGTACGGTCTCGGTCCGCTGGCCGGGGCGCTCGGAGTGGGCACGCGGTGGTTGGTGATCGACGGTGATGCCGAGTTCTTCGCCATCACCAAGCGGCTGTGTCTGCGGCTGTACGGCATCCAGGGTGATTCGGGCGCGTTGGGCCCGGCCGAGCTGGCGCACTTCCGTGCGGTCACCGAGGCCAACGCCGTGGAGTTGGCGCGTCGGGTGCGGCCCGGCGATGTGGTGGTCGTGCACGATCCGCAACCGGCCGGGCTGGTGCGGGTGGCCCGGGAGTGCGGTGCGAGCGTGGTGTGGCGCTGTCACATCGGCAGCGACCGGCCCAACCAACACACCGCGGAGGGTTGGGCGTTCCTGCGGCACTTCCTGGAGCCCGAGGACCGGATGGTCTTCTCCACGCCGCGCCATGTGCCCGGGTGGGTGGAGCGGCCGACGGTGATCCCACCGTCGATCGACCCGTGCGCACCGCGCAACACCGATCTCACCGACACCACGGCCACGACGGTGCTGGGTGCCGTCGGGATCCTCGCCAACGGGGGCCCGTTGCCGGTGACCGTTCCGGTGCCGGTGGGCGAGCCGGTCACGGTGCGGCGGCCGGTGACCGCGGTGCGGGAGGGGGATCCGCCGTCGGCGCGGGTGCCGATGGTGGTGCAGGTGTCGCGCTGGGACCGGCTCAAGGACATGGGCGGGGTGCTGCGGGCGTTCGGCGAGGCCGGGGTGGAGGGGGCGTACCTCACGCTCGCGGGGCCCGATGTCGGCGGGGCCGTTGCCGACGATCCCGAGGCCGCCGCCCTGTTCGAGGAGTGCCGGCAGCAGTGGCGGGAACTGCCCGATGGGTTGCGGCGCCGCAGCCAGTTGCTCTGTCTGCCGATGACCGACCTGCGGGAGAACGCCCTGGTCGTCAACGCGTTGCAGCGGCACGCGACGGTGGTGGTGCAGAAGAGCCTGGCCGAGGGGTTCGGGCTGACCGCGACCGAGGCGATGTGGAAGCGCCGGCCCCTGGTGGCGAGCGCGGTCGGTGGGCTGCGGGACCAACTCGACGACGACCGGCACGGGTTGTTGCTCGATGACCCTAAGGACATTCCGGCGGCCGCCGCGGCGATCCGGCGCCTGCTGACCGACCCCGCCCTGGCGGCCCGGCTCGGCGCGGGCGCGCGGGAGCGGGTGGCGGAGCGGTTCCTGCCCGACCGGCACCTGACGCAGTGGGCGCAACTGATCGAGGACGCCCTCAAGGACACCCCCGGGCCGGCGGCCGGCGAGCCGGGGCCCGGACAACGACGCAGCGGCACGAAGGAGCACTGA
- a CDS encoding DUF4915 domain-containing protein codes for MTKRAGRDIENAAAPSAAEGDLPSFVPEGQTLLVSCFDAHHTIGGGLFAIGRGTQGAEIVDRVSSSGLVLGDDGLLHRCLWSADGSPAELVTYDTTGVRRYHRLDNVSTPHDLLPVGRNVLVAATMQNEVRCVGPDGEAVWSWHAPGEPDSWHVNSLALYRGQPVVCGFGQYLRRRGWDENGKPASGRVVRLDTGEPVLEGLRAPHNPWYQDGTWLICDSAAGELVEFDDATRRPTRALTLPGWPRGLVVTDRYVFVGLSPHRHAASSVATAAVAVVDRQRWSLAGLLDLSAREVYALALVPDAVAAGVRTGFGTNATRVHEQGQRQLFDQLGVQPRRLWAIGDRLTPHESRARLTLTGPQGTRHAPRDTAYQAAEALASGADTAVVEAEPESLITFACTVRNIGSALLTPAPPYPVRITHRWYDAEGKEVTTQSLRSALTRSVPPGDDERVPMRARVPSAPGRYRLRVTLTQDDGEPFDLQDELSGTDVVVDAVVQEARYVPLRAFGIAPADAAAARTAGPLANDMVRALLHRPTGEPDGLVLGRIEDLGRSAFTTAVAQALDCTDAALDDTVAKLLPEPSQALLTGAEAVALAALRGGEAPGAGRAFATAEDGALAAAFARLGTLAAARDAQDALGQAAGASQAGHGAAVAVLTSDAELLGASVALAASHGSGTAPLVLAAPASDGPALALLRATPQPARSWYDCGTASERDADTSAAAFAAALRQALRTAADAPSGPVLLTLSPEAAVRPWVPLSTLGQQVSEPRVPEAAPVPPPVGGPLGEALHEAVARPYPRSVFVTGGRHATGGDTPPYRAVPFALGRALAEPAARVLCLVDGAAFAEGLPALAVARRELARIVLVVAEAEEAVATATPGARSGGEVPSPVRMAEALGVPARRVSPTALALTLTELADHSGPAVIELLPREVRDA; via the coding sequence ATGACGAAACGAGCGGGAAGGGACATCGAGAACGCCGCGGCCCCCAGCGCCGCCGAGGGCGACCTGCCCTCCTTCGTCCCCGAGGGGCAGACCCTGCTGGTGTCGTGTTTCGACGCCCATCACACCATCGGTGGCGGGCTGTTCGCGATCGGGCGGGGCACACAGGGTGCCGAGATCGTGGACCGGGTCTCCAGCAGTGGGCTGGTGCTGGGCGATGACGGGCTGCTCCACCGGTGTCTGTGGAGCGCCGACGGCAGTCCGGCGGAGCTCGTCACCTACGACACCACCGGGGTGCGCCGCTATCACCGGCTGGACAACGTCTCCACCCCGCACGATCTGCTGCCGGTCGGGCGCAACGTGCTGGTCGCCGCGACCATGCAGAACGAGGTCCGGTGTGTGGGGCCGGACGGCGAGGCGGTGTGGAGTTGGCACGCGCCGGGTGAGCCGGACAGTTGGCACGTCAACAGCCTGGCGCTGTACCGCGGGCAGCCGGTGGTGTGTGGGTTCGGGCAGTACCTGCGGCGCCGGGGTTGGGACGAGAACGGCAAGCCGGCCAGTGGGCGGGTGGTCCGGCTCGACACGGGCGAGCCGGTGCTGGAGGGGCTGCGGGCCCCGCACAACCCCTGGTATCAGGACGGGACCTGGCTGATCTGCGACTCGGCCGCGGGCGAACTGGTGGAGTTCGACGACGCGACCCGGCGTCCCACCCGGGCCCTGACCCTGCCGGGTTGGCCGCGGGGGCTGGTCGTCACCGACCGGTACGTCTTCGTGGGGCTGAGCCCGCACCGGCATGCCGCGTCGTCCGTCGCCACGGCCGCGGTCGCGGTCGTCGACCGGCAGCGGTGGAGCCTGGCCGGGCTGTTGGACCTGTCCGCGCGCGAGGTGTACGCGCTGGCGCTGGTGCCCGATGCGGTGGCGGCAGGTGTCCGGACCGGGTTCGGTACCAATGCCACGCGGGTGCACGAGCAGGGTCAGCGGCAGCTCTTCGACCAACTCGGCGTGCAGCCACGGCGGTTGTGGGCGATCGGCGACCGGCTCACCCCGCACGAGAGTCGGGCCCGCCTGACGCTCACCGGGCCGCAGGGCACCCGTCATGCGCCGCGGGACACCGCGTACCAGGCTGCGGAGGCCCTTGCCTCGGGCGCGGACACCGCGGTCGTCGAGGCCGAGCCCGAGAGCCTGATCACTTTCGCCTGTACCGTCCGCAACATCGGTAGCGCCCTGCTCACACCCGCGCCGCCGTATCCCGTGCGGATCACCCACCGTTGGTACGACGCCGAGGGCAAGGAGGTGACCACGCAGTCGCTCCGGTCCGCGCTCACCCGGTCCGTTCCTCCGGGGGACGACGAACGGGTGCCGATGCGGGCGCGGGTGCCCTCGGCGCCCGGCCGGTACCGGTTGCGGGTGACGCTCACGCAGGACGACGGCGAGCCCTTCGACCTACAGGACGAGCTCAGCGGTACCGACGTCGTGGTGGACGCCGTGGTGCAGGAGGCGCGGTACGTCCCGCTGCGCGCGTTCGGCATCGCGCCGGCCGACGCCGCGGCGGCCCGTACCGCGGGTCCGCTCGCCAACGACATGGTCCGCGCCCTGCTCCACCGCCCGACCGGGGAGCCCGACGGGTTGGTCCTGGGGCGGATCGAGGACCTGGGGCGTTCGGCGTTCACGACCGCCGTGGCCCAGGCGCTCGACTGCACGGATGCCGCGCTGGACGACACGGTCGCCAAGCTGCTGCCCGAGCCGTCGCAGGCTCTGCTGACCGGTGCCGAGGCGGTGGCGCTGGCGGCGCTGCGCGGCGGCGAAGCGCCCGGGGCGGGGCGTGCGTTCGCCACTGCCGAAGACGGTGCCCTCGCCGCGGCGTTCGCCAGGTTGGGCACTCTGGCCGCGGCCCGGGACGCCCAGGACGCGCTGGGTCAGGCGGCGGGCGCGAGCCAGGCGGGACACGGGGCGGCCGTTGCCGTCCTCACCTCGGACGCCGAACTGCTGGGCGCCTCCGTTGCGTTGGCCGCCTCGCACGGCAGCGGTACCGCCCCGCTGGTGCTGGCCGCCCCGGCGTCCGACGGGCCCGCGCTCGCCCTGCTGCGGGCCACTCCCCAGCCCGCCCGGTCCTGGTACGACTGCGGGACGGCGTCCGAGCGGGACGCCGACACTTCGGCCGCCGCCTTCGCCGCCGCGCTGCGGCAGGCGTTGCGGACCGCCGCCGATGCGCCGTCCGGGCCGGTGTTGTTGACCCTCTCCCCCGAGGCTGCCGTGCGGCCGTGGGTCCCGTTGTCCACGCTGGGCCAGCAGGTGTCGGAGCCCCGGGTCCCGGAGGCTGCCCCCGTCCCACCGCCCGTCGGCGGCCCGCTCGGTGAGGCGCTGCACGAGGCCGTCGCCCGGCCGTATCCCCGCAGCGTGTTCGTGACCGGCGGTCGGCACGCGACCGGCGGGGACACCCCGCCGTACCGTGCGGTGCCCTTCGCCCTCGGTCGGGCGCTGGCGGAGCCCGCGGCGCGGGTGCTCTGCCTGGTGGACGGGGCCGCCTTTGCCGAGGGGCTGCCTGCGTTGGCCGTGGCCCGGCGCGAGTTGGCGCGGATCGTCCTGGTGGTCGCCGAGGCCGAGGAAGCGGTGGCGACGGCCACCCCTGGGGCCCGCTCCGGTGGGGAGGTGCCGTCCCCGGTGCGGATGGCCGAGGCGTTGGGGGTGCCGGCGCGCAGGGTCTCCCCCACCGCGCTGGCCTTGACCCTGACGGAACTCGCCGACCATTCCGGACCGGCCGTGATCGAGCTGCTGCCGCGGGAGGTCCGCGATGCGTGA
- a CDS encoding class II aldolase/adducin family protein, translating to MGALPEELLPLPKDRWDPVAARGLSGRDEAIFRSHLVGSESALAKEGGGNFSVKGTVTDHCGRSTRVLWMSAWGCDGATTTDEDFPALRLDELLALRERDRLDEQEMVTHLVACGVTGEQRRPGIETLTHAFIPAAHVDHSHPDAVIALTSFPEGRKLAEEEFGDEAIWFDYRQFDIGVARELADRIAANPRCRFVLLANHGLFTWADTSEQCYRNSLEAVARSVAALGRVPRGPLDLGGRAVPALSGERAEAVLAEVLPALRGACFEGERGPVLQVDRSAATEEFVSSAQGPRASLRGPGCPDHLVTVGYRPLILGALTDPGRETVTALADGVERHRAWYRSYYEENITEAGRVGGRRSDAPRALVLPGIGVVTQGADAAAARLRRDHYRQTMTVVRVTEAVGGYLSLTEAQGVADEYWPLMRLKPQLKAADGLLAGKVVLVLGAGEASPDAAAVAELLAAQEAHVALAAGDRAAAERICGTYGERRVVALPGGGADPVRAAVLAYGGFDVVLDLAGGGRPDRTGAALDVMARQGHGGTFLLVAETSSAALRWAAAELDGRGAEHDVSAHAVATADPAALAETIVFLGGARRTRWQSISLEAAGR from the coding sequence GTGGGCGCGTTGCCGGAGGAACTGTTACCGCTGCCGAAGGACCGTTGGGATCCCGTGGCGGCGCGGGGCCTGTCAGGGCGTGACGAGGCGATATTCCGCTCGCACCTGGTGGGTTCCGAGTCGGCGTTGGCCAAGGAGGGGGGCGGCAACTTCTCGGTCAAGGGGACGGTGACGGACCATTGCGGGCGCTCGACCCGGGTGTTGTGGATGAGTGCCTGGGGTTGTGACGGGGCCACCACGACCGACGAGGACTTTCCCGCGTTGCGGCTGGACGAGTTGCTGGCGCTGCGCGAGCGGGATCGGCTGGATGAGCAGGAGATGGTGACGCATCTGGTCGCCTGCGGTGTCACCGGTGAGCAGCGGCGTCCCGGTATCGAGACGCTGACGCACGCGTTCATCCCGGCGGCGCACGTCGACCACAGTCACCCCGACGCGGTCATCGCGCTGACCTCTTTCCCCGAGGGTCGCAAGCTGGCCGAGGAGGAGTTCGGGGACGAGGCGATCTGGTTCGACTACCGGCAGTTCGACATCGGCGTGGCGCGTGAGCTGGCGGACCGGATCGCCGCGAACCCGCGCTGCCGTTTCGTGCTGTTGGCCAATCACGGCCTGTTCACCTGGGCCGACACCAGTGAGCAGTGCTATCGCAACTCGCTGGAGGCCGTGGCCCGTTCGGTCGCCGCATTGGGCAGGGTTCCACGCGGGCCGTTGGACCTCGGTGGGCGTGCCGTGCCCGCGCTGTCGGGCGAGCGGGCGGAGGCGGTGCTCGCGGAGGTGTTGCCCGCGTTGCGCGGTGCCTGCTTCGAGGGTGAGCGCGGTCCCGTGTTGCAGGTGGACCGCAGCGCGGCGACCGAGGAGTTCGTCTCGTCGGCGCAGGGGCCGCGGGCCAGTCTGCGCGGACCGGGTTGCCCCGACCACCTGGTCACCGTCGGCTACCGTCCGCTGATTCTGGGGGCGTTGACCGATCCGGGGCGGGAGACGGTGACGGCCCTGGCGGACGGGGTGGAGCGGCACCGGGCCTGGTACCGGTCGTACTACGAGGAGAACATCACGGAGGCGGGCCGGGTCGGCGGGCGCCGCAGTGACGCTCCCCGTGCGCTTGTGCTGCCCGGGATCGGGGTGGTCACCCAGGGTGCGGACGCCGCGGCGGCCCGGCTGCGGCGGGACCACTACCGGCAGACGATGACCGTGGTCCGGGTGACGGAGGCGGTCGGCGGCTATCTGTCGCTGACCGAGGCTCAGGGCGTCGCGGACGAGTACTGGCCGTTGATGCGGCTCAAGCCGCAGCTCAAGGCGGCGGACGGGTTGTTGGCGGGCAAGGTGGTGCTCGTGCTGGGGGCCGGGGAGGCGAGCCCTGATGCGGCGGCGGTCGCCGAGTTGCTCGCGGCCCAGGAGGCGCATGTCGCGCTGGCCGCCGGGGACCGTGCCGCGGCGGAGCGGATCTGCGGGACGTACGGCGAGCGTCGCGTGGTCGCGCTGCCGGGCGGGGGCGCCGATCCGGTGCGTGCGGCGGTCCTCGCCTATGGCGGGTTCGACGTCGTGCTCGACCTGGCCGGCGGTGGTCGTCCGGACCGTACGGGGGCCGCGTTGGACGTGATGGCTCGGCAGGGCCATGGCGGAACGTTCCTCCTGGTGGCGGAGACGTCGTCCGCCGCGCTGCGCTGGGCCGCCGCGGAGCTCGACGGGCGGGGCGCGGAGCACGACGTGTCCGCGCATGCCGTGGCGACGGCCGACCCGGCGGCGCTGGCCGAGACGATCGTCTTCCTGGGCGGGGCGCGGCGCACCCGGTGGCAGAGCATCTCCCTTGAGGCGGCGGGCCGATGA
- the cysD gene encoding sulfate adenylyltransferase subunit CysD, with protein sequence MRRPAPSHGPTRPDFDRWTHLDALESEAVHIFREVAGEFERPVILFSGGKDSILMLHLALKAFAPAPVPFALLHVDTGHNFPEVIDYRDRTVAHHHLRLHVASVQDFIDRGEVRERPDGTRNPLQTVPLLDAIASHRFDAVFGGGRRDEEKARAKERVFSLRDEFGGWDPRRQRPELWQLYNGRHSPGEHVRVFPLSNWTELDVWQYIAREQIELPTIYYAHEREVFSRGGMWLAPGDWGGPKDGETLQRRTVRYRTVGDMSCTGAVDSNADTINAVIAEIAASRLTERGATRADDKLSEAAMEDRKREGYF encoded by the coding sequence ATGCGCAGGCCGGCCCCTTCCCACGGACCCACCCGGCCGGACTTCGACCGTTGGACGCACCTGGATGCGTTGGAGTCGGAGGCGGTGCACATCTTCCGTGAGGTGGCGGGGGAGTTCGAGCGGCCGGTGATCCTGTTCTCCGGTGGCAAGGACTCGATCCTGATGTTGCACCTGGCGCTCAAGGCGTTCGCGCCGGCGCCGGTGCCGTTCGCGTTGCTGCACGTCGACACCGGCCACAACTTCCCCGAGGTCATCGACTACCGCGACCGCACCGTCGCCCACCACCACCTGCGCCTGCACGTCGCCTCCGTCCAGGACTTCATCGACCGCGGCGAGGTACGCGAACGCCCCGACGGCACCCGCAACCCCCTGCAAACCGTCCCCCTCCTCGACGCCATCGCATCCCACCGCTTCGACGCCGTCTTCGGCGGCGGCCGCCGCGACGAGGAAAAAGCCCGCGCCAAAGAACGCGTCTTCTCCCTCCGCGACGAGTTCGGCGGCTGGGACCCCCGCCGCCAACGCCCCGAACTATGGCAGCTCTACAACGGCCGCCACTCCCCCGGCGAACACGTCCGCGTCTTCCCCCTGTCCAACTGGACCGAACTGGACGTCTGGCAATACATCGCCCGCGAACAGATCGAACTCCCCACCATCTACTACGCCCACGAGCGCGAAGTCTTCTCACGAGGCGGCATGTGGCTGGCCCCCGGCGACTGGGGCGGCCCCAAGGACGGTGAAACCCTGCAGCGGCGCACGGTCCGCTACCGCACGGTCGGCGACATGTCCTGCACCGGCGCAGTGGACTCCAACGCCGACACCATCAACGCCGTCATCGCCGAAATCGCCGCCTCCCGCCTCACCGAACGCGGCGCCACCCGAGCCGACGACAAACTCTCCGAAGCCGCCATGGAAGACCGCAAGCGCGAGGGGTACTTCTAA